The Leptospira bouyouniensis genome window below encodes:
- a CDS encoding bifunctional diguanylate cyclase/phosphodiesterase, translating to MRNEPLGSKILSGLTVKSLLTEYPNSFQVLDWEGHFISVTDRFARFLEFEPKELVGQSILKFTQEDDKENTENTFNSLGENPNIVNFENRLVTKSKEEVWIIWLLIPLRESKIILGFDRDVTIQKDISFEFLLQQQKYKSIFDNLPMGIAITDEKGKIIETNKTARTYFDIQDGELLNRTLNIRKYTLIQPNGTKIYPRKSSLMRALRHKEVIRNLEIGMIKEDKITWFDILATPIPIENFGLAVAFLDITQRRHAEEKIAYMAFFDQLTNLPNRNSLIDKLFPIFEEARRHGNLVGILAIDLDNFKIINDSRGHDFGDKIIKLVAYRIRESIRVYDLISRQGGDEFNVVLPDLSNERDAAVISEAILDAMTHPFIIDGERIFVNISIGIALYPTDGKDTNTLLKNADSALNLAKSQGKNCYVFFTEELQTVVAERLEIENRMRIAIIENQFTLMYQPKIDLYTKKPVGVEALIRWRHPERGLISPNVFIPISEETGMILAIGEWVIKSAIKTMREWKDSGIKEITMAVNISTKQFKHERLISTIAENLKLFKVDPHDLEVELTESSVMENADAAVRTMQEIRKLGAKIAIDDFGTGYSSLGYLKKLPISSLKIDRSFVSEITTDKDSKTIIHAVSNLAHNLGLSVVAEGAETEEQVQLLAESGVDQIQGFYFARPMTSEDCLHFLKTELGISD from the coding sequence ATGCGAAATGAGCCTTTAGGCAGTAAAATTCTCTCTGGTCTCACTGTTAAATCCCTTCTGACCGAATACCCAAACAGTTTCCAAGTCTTAGATTGGGAAGGGCATTTTATTTCGGTCACAGATCGATTTGCACGTTTTTTAGAATTTGAACCAAAGGAATTGGTGGGACAATCCATCCTTAAATTCACACAAGAAGACGATAAAGAAAATACGGAGAACACATTTAATAGTTTGGGTGAAAATCCGAATATTGTGAATTTCGAAAATCGTCTTGTAACCAAATCCAAAGAAGAAGTTTGGATCATTTGGTTGCTGATCCCTCTTCGTGAATCCAAAATCATTTTGGGATTTGACCGGGATGTAACGATCCAAAAAGATATTTCCTTTGAATTTTTATTACAACAACAGAAGTACAAGTCTATCTTTGATAACCTTCCAATGGGCATCGCCATCACTGATGAAAAAGGAAAAATCATTGAAACCAATAAAACAGCAAGGACTTACTTCGATATCCAAGATGGAGAACTTCTCAATCGTACATTAAACATTCGGAAGTACACTCTCATCCAACCGAATGGAACCAAAATTTACCCACGAAAATCCAGTTTGATGCGGGCCCTTCGGCACAAAGAAGTGATCCGTAATTTGGAAATTGGAATGATCAAAGAAGATAAAATCACTTGGTTTGATATTTTAGCAACACCCATTCCGATTGAAAACTTTGGCCTAGCCGTTGCCTTTCTTGATATCACCCAAAGAAGGCATGCAGAAGAAAAAATTGCCTATATGGCATTTTTTGACCAACTCACAAACCTTCCGAATCGGAACTCACTCATCGACAAACTCTTTCCTATTTTTGAAGAAGCAAGGCGTCATGGAAATTTGGTGGGTATCCTTGCAATTGACTTGGATAATTTTAAAATCATCAATGATTCCCGAGGCCATGACTTTGGTGACAAAATCATCAAACTCGTTGCCTACCGCATTCGCGAAAGCATTCGTGTGTATGATCTTATCAGCCGACAAGGTGGGGATGAGTTTAATGTAGTCTTACCAGATTTATCCAACGAAAGGGATGCCGCAGTGATTTCTGAGGCAATTTTAGATGCCATGACCCATCCCTTTATCATTGATGGTGAACGAATCTTTGTAAACATTTCAATCGGGATCGCCTTATACCCAACAGATGGAAAAGATACCAATACACTTCTTAAAAACGCAGACAGTGCCCTCAATTTAGCCAAGTCACAAGGTAAAAACTGTTACGTGTTTTTCACTGAAGAACTACAAACCGTGGTTGCCGAACGTTTGGAAATTGAAAACCGAATGCGGATTGCCATCATCGAAAACCAATTCACTTTGATGTACCAACCCAAAATTGATTTGTATACTAAAAAACCTGTGGGTGTTGAAGCATTAATCCGATGGCGCCATCCGGAACGAGGACTTATCTCGCCAAATGTATTTATACCGATTTCGGAAGAAACGGGTATGATCCTTGCGATTGGAGAATGGGTGATCAAGTCAGCCATCAAAACTATGCGAGAATGGAAAGATTCTGGGATCAAAGAAATTACCATGGCAGTGAATATCTCCACCAAACAATTCAAACACGAAAGACTCATTTCAACAATCGCCGAAAATCTAAAATTATTCAAAGTGGATCCACATGATTTAGAAGTGGAACTTACTGAAAGTTCTGTCATGGAAAATGCAGATGCCGCTGTTCGTACGATGCAAGAAATCCGTAAACTTGGTGCTAAAATTGCTATCGATGATTTTGGAACTGGTTACAGTAGTTTGGGATACTTAAAAAAGCTCCCAATCTCATCATTAAAAATTGACCGCTCTTTTGTTTCCGAAATCACAACCGACAAGGATTCCAAAACCATTATTCACGCTGTTTCCAACCTTGCACATAACCTTGGTTTGAGCGTTGTGGCAGAGGGAGCAGAAACCGAAGAACAAGTGCAATTACTTGCTGAAAGTGGTGTCGACCAAATCCAAGGATTTTATTTTGCCAGACCAATGACCTCTGAGGACTGCCTGCATTTTCTAAAAACTGAACTTGGAATTTCCGATTGA
- a CDS encoding amidohydrolase family protein — protein MESIAGKIVTHEREFLGTIGFDPTTGHITYVKEGLDPSARQFSEDCVIFPGFGDIHIHAREDVSGKHTYKEDFLSASAAAINGGVIHVADMPNNPVPPIDDETYAAKQALTEKAPIHITLYAGIGPHTKPLSKKVPYKVFMGPSIGELFFHDNPSLEEVIKHYQGQDVSFHCEDPEILIANKDQPTHETRRPKEAETVATDFALYLIEKYNLKGKLCHYSTKDGLSKIIAAKQRGVKVTCEVTPTHLMFDTDMLTETNHKWFQMNPPLRGREDREAMVKGILDGHIDYLATDHAPHSIEEKQKGTSGISQLDTYGLFVTYMILNLNIPMTLIAKICSKNPGEFVAAYLPKKFGKGVGIINEGYAANFSVLNLKKPVEFKKSMIKSKSGWSPFEGFKFPGSIEAVYYLGKEIHAK, from the coding sequence ATGGAATCAATTGCAGGAAAAATCGTAACTCATGAAAGAGAATTTTTAGGTACCATTGGATTTGATCCAACCACAGGACACATCACTTACGTAAAAGAAGGCTTGGATCCAAGTGCTCGCCAATTCTCAGAAGATTGTGTGATTTTTCCAGGGTTTGGAGACATCCATATCCATGCAAGAGAAGACGTATCAGGCAAACATACATATAAAGAAGATTTTTTATCGGCAAGTGCCGCAGCGATTAATGGTGGAGTGATCCATGTAGCTGATATGCCAAACAATCCTGTCCCTCCCATTGATGATGAAACATACGCCGCAAAACAAGCGCTAACCGAAAAAGCGCCGATTCATATCACATTATATGCAGGTATAGGTCCTCATACAAAACCTTTATCCAAAAAAGTTCCTTATAAAGTGTTTATGGGTCCTTCCATTGGGGAACTTTTTTTCCATGACAACCCTTCACTCGAAGAGGTGATCAAACACTACCAAGGCCAAGATGTAAGTTTTCATTGTGAAGACCCAGAGATTCTCATTGCCAATAAAGACCAACCCACACATGAAACAAGGCGTCCCAAAGAAGCCGAAACTGTTGCCACAGATTTTGCATTGTATCTAATCGAGAAGTACAACCTCAAAGGGAAACTATGCCATTATTCGACAAAAGACGGTCTTTCGAAGATCATTGCTGCAAAACAACGCGGTGTGAAAGTCACATGCGAAGTGACTCCAACCCATTTGATGTTTGATACCGATATGTTAACCGAAACCAATCACAAATGGTTTCAAATGAACCCACCACTTCGAGGACGTGAAGATCGAGAAGCGATGGTAAAAGGCATACTTGATGGGCATATTGATTATTTAGCGACCGATCATGCACCCCATTCGATCGAAGAAAAACAAAAAGGTACAAGTGGCATTTCACAATTGGATACGTATGGACTTTTTGTCACATATATGATACTAAATTTAAACATTCCAATGACCCTTATTGCTAAAATTTGCTCTAAAAATCCTGGTGAGTTTGTAGCAGCCTATTTACCAAAAAAATTTGGAAAAGGCGTTGGAATAATTAACGAAGGTTATGCGGCAAATTTTTCTGTCCTAAATTTAAAAAAACCAGTTGAATTTAAAAAATCAATGATTAAAAGTAAGTCCGGATGGTCGCCATTCGAAGGGTTCAAATTTCCGGGATCTATCGAAGCGGTCTATTATTTAGGCAAAGAAATACATGCGAAATGA
- a CDS encoding 7TM diverse intracellular signaling domain-containing protein, whose amino-acid sequence MRILYLIILSGSLFACSRWEIQKSISDESFVPQKIDYAIHSGNDVNLAKLRWTPIFKNNLSLGFQSEHVYLKIKATNLTSVNKLILDLGNPHLDFIRVFEEGNPEPIKEGGDFIAHSHWDAFSKSIAFELNWPVGETKTLILETKSSSNISYLIRFYSKETFYLKENLENTILGFFYGTIFIMVIYNLFIYFILKEKAYITYSISIFCNLMLQMYLNGILNQVFTLDHPEIHNRIGSIIVTCSAITGWTFAQQTLNLRDFNPWSHRLIQSLKYLVLFYILIPYAYLPIDIAVRIGNFIAQLFVVSVLVVALVNYSTGNKQARLFLFGWITLLFGILMYTLMQNGILPVNVFTIYGNQIGSTLEAGILSLALANKINELKEEKANTQAEALVTLEEKVRERTKTLDESLNLIKKDLNVAKKIQKTLFSDIKTSDPRIHFHSYYQSMSEVGGDFYDLTQVKTDYYRIFVADATGHGIQAALITMAIKAEYESLKMIYDHPDDLVFHMNQIFINKYSNIQTIFTCSVCDIDLKNKQLFYASAGHPDQIHQRIYDIKLLPRTGKIIGLMDHTQYRLIEHQIEEGDRIFLFTDGIFEQFNAEKELFGEDRLYEILKDNLKLSLDHSMAKVLSELSLFTDGQAKQDDITFIGCEIQSLS is encoded by the coding sequence ATGCGGATTTTATATCTCATCATTCTATCGGGAAGTTTGTTTGCTTGTTCCCGATGGGAGATCCAAAAGTCAATAAGCGACGAAAGTTTTGTCCCTCAAAAAATTGATTATGCGATCCATTCTGGAAATGATGTTAATCTTGCGAAACTGAGATGGACACCTATCTTTAAGAATAATTTAAGTTTAGGTTTTCAATCTGAACATGTATATCTCAAAATCAAAGCCACTAACTTAACTTCAGTTAACAAACTTATTTTAGATTTAGGGAATCCTCATTTGGATTTTATCAGAGTGTTTGAAGAAGGAAATCCAGAACCTATCAAGGAAGGTGGGGATTTTATAGCTCATTCTCATTGGGATGCATTTTCAAAATCCATTGCTTTTGAACTCAATTGGCCTGTTGGCGAAACAAAAACTCTGATTTTGGAAACTAAATCGTCTTCAAACATCAGTTATCTAATCAGATTTTATTCTAAAGAAACGTTCTATCTAAAAGAGAATTTAGAAAACACAATCCTTGGATTTTTTTACGGCACCATTTTTATCATGGTGATATATAATTTATTTATTTATTTTATTTTAAAAGAAAAAGCTTATATCACGTATTCTATTTCAATTTTTTGTAATCTGATGTTGCAAATGTATCTGAATGGTATTCTGAACCAAGTATTTACTTTGGATCATCCAGAGATTCACAATCGAATTGGAAGTATCATCGTAACTTGTTCTGCAATTACTGGTTGGACATTTGCGCAACAAACCTTGAATTTGCGAGACTTTAATCCATGGTCACATCGTCTCATCCAATCCTTAAAATACCTTGTATTGTTTTATATTCTCATTCCATACGCATATTTACCTATTGACATTGCAGTTAGGATTGGAAACTTCATTGCTCAACTATTTGTTGTATCAGTACTTGTTGTCGCTCTTGTCAATTATAGTACAGGCAATAAACAGGCTAGATTGTTTTTGTTCGGTTGGATAACATTACTCTTTGGAATTTTAATGTATACTTTAATGCAGAATGGTATTCTACCAGTCAATGTATTCACAATATACGGAAACCAAATTGGTTCCACATTGGAAGCAGGCATTTTATCACTCGCTCTTGCAAATAAAATTAATGAACTCAAAGAGGAGAAGGCAAATACACAAGCAGAAGCCCTTGTTACCCTTGAAGAAAAAGTAAGAGAACGCACAAAAACTTTAGATGAATCATTAAACCTCATCAAAAAAGATTTGAACGTTGCCAAAAAAATCCAAAAAACTTTATTCTCTGATATCAAAACGAGTGATCCTCGAATCCATTTTCACTCTTATTACCAATCGATGTCTGAAGTAGGCGGTGACTTTTATGACCTCACACAAGTGAAAACCGACTATTATAGAATCTTTGTTGCTGATGCAACAGGTCATGGTATCCAAGCCGCTCTCATTACGATGGCAATCAAGGCAGAATACGAATCCTTAAAAATGATTTATGACCATCCCGATGATTTGGTATTCCATATGAATCAAATCTTTATCAATAAGTATAGTAACATTCAGACTATTTTTACATGTTCGGTTTGCGATATTGATTTAAAAAACAAACAATTGTTCTATGCATCTGCTGGTCACCCTGATCAAATCCACCAAAGGATTTATGATATCAAACTTTTACCAAGAACAGGCAAAATCATTGGCCTTATGGACCATACACAATACCGACTTATCGAACACCAAATCGAAGAAGGAGATCGAATTTTTTTATTCACAGATGGAATCTTCGAACAATTTAATGCTGAAAAGGAACTCTTTGGCGAAGACAGGTTGTATGAAATTCTTAAAGATAACTTAAAACTAAGTTTGGACCATTCGATGGCAAAAGTGTTAAGTGAACTCTCTTTGTTCACTGATGGACAAGCAAAACAGGATGACATTACATTTATCGGTTGCGAAATTCAAAGTCTAAGTTGA
- a CDS encoding RecQ family ATP-dependent DNA helicase produces the protein MENLIVDPFLFTKNLRVTLDLLSELKTKFGFSEFRPGQRDAITSVLDGRDTLAILPTGAGKSLIYQLPAAIQKDKLTLVISPLIALMKDQTESLLAKGIPAAFCNSTQDEVEQMTILSQAVRGEIRVLLVSPERALSNGFLRILREMNLFALVVDEAHCVSQWGHDFRPEYRQIHVLREKHPNPHFPILALTATATEKVQTDVQASLGMRSPNVVLSTFFRPNLKFSVEYPSQEREKVDRLMELLEPWKDGTKFPGRAIVYCATRKKTDEVYELLKDFGFSVGKYHAGRTDGIRERTQNAYTSGKVPILVATNAFGMGMDQPDVRLVVHYQVPASLEAYYQEAGRAGRDNQNSECVLFYKSGDVATQMFMLSKETNFKGGDTLLKYIKEYANNEICRQVQLCSYFGETISPCGKCDICTETGVSVNRNKFITSEKVKLQKKNEKREHPLSEWEEETIQNFLKEHPAVFGKNIIAKTLVGKRTKDVLRYRMERNPFHGKLEGIPEEAVVAKLETWVEEKKVLVAGAKYPKLYLPNFSKTKVKLSASSNSNEADSKNSKPKKVPSLNSQILKELMNYRDRKARQLKWKKFMVFQNPVLKRIAERKPKNLSELEATKGVGPAKVERFGNDIIEILAKWD, from the coding sequence ATGGAGAATCTTATCGTTGACCCGTTCCTATTTACCAAAAATCTAAGAGTTACTTTGGATCTACTCTCGGAACTCAAAACCAAATTCGGTTTTTCTGAATTTCGCCCAGGCCAAAGGGATGCCATTACATCTGTCTTGGATGGTCGGGACACTCTTGCAATTTTGCCTACAGGTGCGGGAAAATCCCTTATATACCAATTACCTGCAGCAATCCAAAAAGACAAACTAACGCTCGTTATTTCTCCGCTCATCGCACTGATGAAAGACCAAACCGAAAGTTTACTTGCCAAAGGAATTCCAGCTGCATTTTGTAATTCTACACAAGACGAAGTGGAACAAATGACCATCCTCTCCCAAGCGGTAAGAGGAGAGATTCGTGTTTTACTCGTTTCTCCCGAAAGAGCCCTATCCAACGGTTTTCTAAGAATTTTACGCGAAATGAATTTGTTCGCTTTGGTAGTGGATGAAGCCCATTGTGTTTCACAATGGGGTCATGATTTTCGGCCGGAATACCGCCAAATCCATGTTTTACGAGAAAAACATCCCAATCCCCATTTCCCAATTTTAGCACTGACTGCCACGGCAACGGAAAAAGTACAAACCGATGTACAAGCTTCTTTGGGAATGCGATCACCAAACGTTGTACTTTCGACATTTTTTCGACCCAATCTCAAATTCAGTGTGGAATACCCAAGCCAAGAAAGAGAGAAAGTCGACCGTCTCATGGAACTTCTAGAACCATGGAAAGATGGAACCAAGTTTCCTGGTCGAGCCATTGTTTATTGTGCCACACGAAAAAAAACGGACGAAGTGTACGAACTTTTAAAAGATTTTGGATTTTCAGTAGGGAAATACCATGCAGGCCGAACAGATGGCATTCGGGAACGTACACAAAATGCATACACTTCGGGGAAAGTTCCTATTCTTGTGGCAACAAATGCCTTTGGGATGGGAATGGATCAACCTGATGTACGTTTGGTGGTTCATTACCAAGTCCCAGCTTCATTAGAAGCATATTACCAAGAGGCTGGACGTGCTGGTCGTGATAACCAAAACTCTGAATGTGTATTATTTTACAAATCAGGTGATGTTGCAACCCAAATGTTTATGTTGTCAAAAGAAACAAACTTCAAAGGTGGGGATACTTTACTCAAATATATAAAAGAGTATGCTAACAATGAAATTTGTAGGCAGGTACAACTATGTTCCTATTTTGGGGAAACCATTTCGCCTTGTGGGAAATGTGATATCTGTACAGAAACAGGCGTTAGTGTTAATCGAAACAAATTCATAACTTCGGAAAAAGTAAAACTCCAGAAAAAAAATGAAAAAAGAGAACACCCACTTTCAGAATGGGAAGAAGAAACCATTCAAAATTTTTTAAAGGAACACCCTGCAGTTTTTGGTAAAAACATCATTGCAAAAACATTAGTTGGCAAACGAACAAAAGATGTCCTTCGTTATCGAATGGAACGAAATCCATTCCATGGAAAATTGGAAGGGATCCCAGAAGAAGCAGTTGTTGCCAAATTAGAAACCTGGGTAGAAGAAAAAAAAGTTTTGGTCGCAGGAGCTAAGTATCCAAAGTTATATTTACCAAATTTTTCAAAAACAAAAGTAAAACTTTCTGCTTCATCTAACTCAAATGAGGCGGATAGCAAAAATTCTAAACCTAAAAAAGTTCCATCATTAAATTCACAAATTTTAAAAGAACTGATGAATTATAGGGATCGGAAAGCACGACAACTCAAATGGAAAAAGTTTATGGTCTTTCAGAATCCTGTCCTCAAACGAATTGCCGAAAGAAAACCAAAAAATTTATCCGAATTGGAAGCCACCAAAGGAGTGGGCCCTGCAAAAGTGGAAAGGTTTGGAAATGATATCATTGAAATTTTGGCAAAATGGGACTAA
- the pheT gene encoding phenylalanine--tRNA ligase subunit beta: MKLSVDWLNDFTPLSQIPFETVLEKINTSICEIDDVEEFKAHLSSVITVKIKSLEKHPNAEKLQTTIATDGTKEYQIVTAATNVSAGDIVPLALPGTKLDGKEILDSELRGVRSQGMYCSEKELGMALESSGVLILPKDTTLGISVRKLFLWEDTILTIDNKSITHRPDLWNHFGFARELASQLQIPLNTFPLESNTKWESDNQGLTVEKSDHAHAYYVCAIQNVNITNSIPKIKSRLEKCGIRSINNVVDVSNYLLLELGQPTHFFDRSKLKSTIFTVSKSKEGQSFALLDDTSPTLPKGIALIQNGETPVALAGVMGGKDSAVTDSTKDIVMESAVFKREDVRFTIRKTNIRTESAVRYEKGLDSYTCLPVIKRAVQLLIENGNPNVKVFEPQGFNDTETKSVTINTNLSFLRNKLGKKISLNEVTDILQRLGFIVTVKDESLSVVVPKYRQNYDVTIPEDLVEEIGRTIGYASIRTEALSMAVETPIRNPLRELERRVKQFLSLEVGFNEVYNYSFASSADAKLEVAYTETSLKIANEMPEEHAFLRTSLYPGLIKQAKLNQDRFDSVNLFELGRTYHKEGKGTELAEEKRWLSILSLSKHKPTELSLVEGEFLQVRETISELFLFLNLPKFEWSKQLRNHFHPNASLVLTYDGKEIVELGILHTRFADIYDLKRRVILSKINMEVLVEVWETYARNSHFIPPSHFPQGQLDLSLLLNDSEPTESFVNLVKELRIPELESVYVQTIFRGESVGDGKKSVTYRFRLMSYDKTFTQERFKELSDNLVETAKTNGYSLR, from the coding sequence TTGAAACTTTCAGTTGATTGGCTAAACGATTTTACCCCGCTCTCCCAGATTCCGTTCGAAACAGTTCTGGAAAAAATTAATACATCGATTTGTGAAATTGACGATGTGGAAGAATTCAAAGCCCACCTATCATCCGTTATCACTGTCAAAATCAAATCCCTCGAAAAACACCCCAATGCGGAAAAATTACAAACGACCATCGCCACTGACGGGACAAAAGAATACCAAATTGTCACAGCTGCAACCAATGTATCAGCAGGTGACATTGTTCCTTTGGCACTCCCAGGTACCAAGTTGGATGGAAAAGAAATTTTAGATTCTGAACTACGTGGTGTTCGCTCCCAGGGGATGTATTGTTCTGAAAAAGAATTGGGCATGGCATTAGAATCTTCAGGTGTCCTCATCCTTCCCAAAGACACAACTCTTGGCATTTCAGTTCGCAAACTCTTTCTATGGGAAGATACCATTCTCACCATCGACAATAAGTCTATCACACATAGACCTGACCTTTGGAACCATTTTGGATTTGCAAGGGAACTCGCAAGCCAACTACAAATTCCCCTCAATACGTTTCCACTCGAATCAAATACAAAATGGGAATCGGATAACCAAGGTTTAACGGTTGAGAAATCAGATCATGCACATGCATATTATGTTTGTGCGATTCAAAATGTAAATATCACAAATTCTATTCCAAAAATCAAATCCCGATTAGAAAAATGTGGAATACGTTCCATCAATAATGTAGTAGATGTCTCCAATTATTTGTTATTAGAACTCGGCCAACCCACTCATTTTTTCGATCGTTCCAAATTAAAGTCCACAATCTTTACTGTATCCAAATCCAAGGAAGGGCAAAGTTTTGCACTTCTTGATGATACCTCTCCTACTCTTCCAAAGGGTATCGCACTTATCCAAAATGGAGAAACTCCTGTCGCTTTAGCAGGAGTTATGGGAGGAAAAGATTCAGCTGTCACCGATTCCACAAAAGATATCGTAATGGAATCCGCAGTCTTTAAAAGAGAAGATGTACGTTTCACCATTCGAAAAACCAATATACGTACAGAATCAGCGGTTCGATATGAAAAAGGATTGGACTCTTACACTTGTTTGCCGGTGATCAAACGTGCTGTACAACTACTCATAGAAAACGGAAATCCAAATGTAAAGGTATTTGAACCTCAAGGTTTCAACGATACCGAGACCAAATCTGTTACAATCAATACCAATTTAAGTTTCCTTCGAAACAAACTTGGAAAAAAGATTAGTCTCAATGAAGTAACAGACATTTTACAACGATTAGGTTTTATTGTTACAGTAAAGGATGAATCGTTATCTGTCGTTGTCCCTAAATATAGACAAAATTATGATGTTACGATACCAGAAGACCTCGTTGAAGAAATTGGTAGGACCATTGGTTACGCTTCAATCCGAACGGAAGCACTTTCTATGGCAGTGGAAACTCCGATCCGGAACCCACTCCGTGAATTGGAACGAAGAGTAAAACAATTTTTATCATTGGAAGTCGGATTCAACGAAGTATACAATTATTCGTTTGCTTCTTCGGCTGATGCAAAACTTGAAGTGGCTTATACAGAAACTTCTTTAAAAATTGCCAATGAAATGCCGGAAGAACATGCCTTCCTCCGCACAAGTTTGTATCCAGGGCTTATCAAACAAGCGAAGTTAAACCAAGATCGTTTTGATTCTGTGAATTTGTTTGAATTAGGCAGAACCTATCATAAAGAAGGAAAAGGTACTGAATTAGCAGAAGAAAAACGTTGGCTTTCCATTCTCTCTTTATCCAAACACAAACCAACAGAACTATCTTTGGTGGAAGGTGAATTCCTCCAAGTCAGAGAAACCATTTCAGAACTCTTTTTGTTTTTAAACTTACCTAAGTTTGAATGGTCAAAACAACTACGAAATCATTTTCACCCTAATGCTAGTTTGGTTTTAACCTATGATGGAAAGGAAATTGTTGAACTAGGAATCCTTCACACTCGTTTTGCCGATATTTATGATCTTAAACGTCGGGTTATCCTTTCCAAAATCAATATGGAAGTTTTGGTTGAAGTTTGGGAAACTTATGCTAGAAATTCCCATTTTATTCCGCCATCTCATTTCCCACAGGGTCAACTTGATCTTTCCCTCCTTTTGAATGATTCCGAACCAACAGAATCCTTTGTTAACTTAGTAAAGGAATTAAGAATTCCAGAATTAGAATCTGTTTATGTGCAAACGATCTTCCGTGGGGAATCTGTTGGTGATGGGAAAAAATCAGTTACCTATCGTTTTCGACTTATGTCCTATGATAAAACTTTTACCCAAGAACGATTCAAAGAACTATCTGACAATTTAGTGGAAACAGCAAAAACTAACGGTTATTCTTTGCGATAA